A region from the Terriglobia bacterium genome encodes:
- a CDS encoding SpoIID/LytB domain-containing protein yields the protein MDQFRRVLIFVLLPIAFLADACKSRPVPPPVPHPPTASAGGPSQPPPAPKEPKAPRPAPAEVEPKAETAPAAKPVSRGIPRWIRIGLANDLRTVQITSKGRLLIENLLEANQPSNVAERRVALSLLSSQVESNPSVQAASANLTRKGPIYRIQVASFREASRADSLKRELESRFEVPVTITYNDSTGTYRVRVGECASRVEAEELGEQLQEAGYAEGWIASEEGIRVPADARRSEIRPAPPAIATSTLEIHTEGDRGLASVALPDPRLAPVGLLRISPQDPQDLLTFDHLAYRGTIELVENARGKFNVVNILDLDDYLKGVVPNEMPPSKFDAIEALKAQAVAARTYALKNEGRFRREGYQLCATIACQVYRGADSERPLSTEAVEATRGIVIEYHGELIDSLYTSTCGGHTEDAKNIFRTMDAPYLRSASCPPENASEIDPRLVEVSGYHLKWTVHVTRADLEKILRKTLPLDELVDLEPVEYGISSRVIELKVKGRKQNFTLKGLEVKSALGLKDSLFILDRERDRRGKIEAFVFIGRGWGHGVGMCQTGAYGLAREGQNFESILKTYYYNVDVVRENTREN from the coding sequence ATGGATCAATTCCGTCGCGTCCTCATCTTCGTGCTCCTTCCCATCGCTTTCCTCGCCGATGCATGTAAATCGCGTCCCGTACCACCCCCTGTCCCGCATCCCCCGACCGCCTCCGCGGGGGGTCCTTCACAGCCTCCTCCCGCTCCAAAGGAACCGAAGGCGCCGCGCCCGGCTCCAGCGGAAGTTGAACCCAAAGCAGAAACTGCACCCGCAGCCAAGCCGGTCTCCCGCGGCATCCCGCGATGGATCCGAATCGGCTTGGCCAACGATCTCCGCACCGTTCAAATTACATCCAAAGGGAGACTCTTAATCGAAAATCTCCTGGAAGCGAACCAGCCTTCGAATGTGGCAGAACGTCGGGTCGCCCTCTCGTTATTGTCCTCGCAAGTTGAAAGCAACCCGTCGGTCCAAGCTGCCTCCGCTAACCTCACGCGGAAAGGTCCCATCTATCGAATTCAGGTTGCCTCCTTTCGCGAGGCCAGCCGGGCCGACTCCTTGAAGCGGGAACTCGAATCCCGATTCGAGGTTCCCGTCACCATCACCTACAACGACTCCACAGGAACTTATCGGGTCCGGGTGGGAGAGTGTGCTTCGCGGGTAGAAGCAGAAGAACTCGGAGAGCAATTGCAGGAGGCCGGATACGCCGAAGGCTGGATCGCCAGCGAAGAGGGCATCCGTGTTCCGGCGGACGCCCGCCGTTCAGAAATTCGACCTGCTCCACCGGCGATCGCTACCTCAACCCTGGAAATTCATACCGAAGGAGACCGTGGGCTGGCGAGTGTGGCGCTTCCTGATCCCCGGCTTGCACCCGTGGGCCTTTTGAGGATATCGCCCCAGGACCCCCAAGACCTTCTCACGTTTGACCACCTCGCCTATCGCGGAACGATCGAACTCGTCGAAAATGCGCGCGGAAAATTCAATGTCGTGAACATCCTTGACCTGGATGATTATCTGAAAGGTGTGGTTCCTAATGAAATGCCTCCTTCGAAGTTCGATGCCATCGAAGCCCTCAAAGCTCAGGCCGTCGCGGCAAGAACCTATGCCCTGAAGAATGAGGGGAGGTTCCGGCGCGAAGGGTATCAGCTCTGTGCCACGATCGCCTGCCAGGTGTATCGCGGGGCCGACTCGGAAAGGCCTCTCAGCACCGAGGCCGTCGAGGCCACCCGGGGGATCGTGATAGAATACCACGGCGAGTTGATCGACTCACTCTACACCTCCACGTGCGGGGGGCACACGGAAGATGCGAAGAACATTTTTCGAACCATGGATGCGCCCTACTTGCGAAGCGCCTCCTGCCCTCCCGAAAACGCCAGTGAGATTGATCCGCGGCTGGTGGAGGTGTCAGGCTACCATCTGAAATGGACGGTTCATGTCACACGCGCGGATCTCGAAAAAATCCTGCGCAAGACGTTGCCCCTCGATGAACTTGTCGACCTGGAGCCGGTGGAATACGGGATTTCAAGCCGAGTGATTGAATTGAAGGTCAAGGGCCGAAAGCAGAATTTTACCCTCAAGGGGTTGGAGGTAAAATCCGCCCTGGGACTGAAAGATAGTCTGTTCATCCTGGACCGGGAGCGCGACCGTCGAGGCAAGATTGAGGCCTTCGTATTCATTGGCCGCGGATGGGGACATGGTGTCGGGATGTGTCAAACCGGGGCCTACGGGCTGGCGCGAGAAGGGCAGAACTTCGAATCCATATTGAAGACCTATTATTACAACGTCGATGTGGTCAGGGAAAACACTCGTGAAAATTGA
- a CDS encoding TonB C-terminal domain-containing protein has translation MPKTEELHLIILLEKERDSARRRESVLFSIILHLVFVIVVVVNPKFLSFLKSEPPVQEKQQELTELVAPPPFEEPKPALPPPPVRGHLSAPPPTTPKPGGGFEAPPIVKQEPLPKPDTAQLQKPVEPPPGQQQKGGVQTEPQDQAKLNVPQGPTLEDLSSLDRKGRSDLKIPGESAGKSLEDAMRESAKNRGAGGMGSGSGLKGPQSGQRPDLSIDEPIILSDTYGVDLDPYLRRIYFIVRANWYSLIPELIYTGRKGRVTIVFDIQKNGRILNMNVVARSGTGPYDNAAVGSLNMSTPLPALPNYFPGDHITLQYTYLYNLSPRT, from the coding sequence ATGCCAAAAACGGAAGAGCTCCACCTGATTATCCTGCTCGAAAAGGAACGCGACTCGGCGCGGCGGCGGGAGTCTGTTCTATTTTCCATCATCCTCCACCTCGTATTCGTCATCGTCGTCGTCGTGAATCCGAAATTTCTGTCCTTTTTGAAGTCCGAGCCGCCGGTTCAGGAAAAACAGCAGGAACTGACGGAACTTGTTGCCCCTCCACCATTTGAAGAACCAAAGCCGGCGCTGCCTCCGCCCCCCGTGCGAGGCCACCTCTCCGCGCCTCCTCCCACCACCCCCAAACCCGGTGGCGGATTTGAGGCTCCTCCAATCGTCAAGCAGGAACCGTTGCCCAAGCCGGACACAGCACAACTGCAAAAGCCTGTGGAGCCTCCTCCCGGGCAGCAACAAAAAGGAGGGGTTCAGACCGAGCCTCAGGACCAGGCGAAATTGAATGTCCCCCAGGGGCCAACCCTGGAGGACCTGAGCTCCTTGGACAGGAAAGGCAGGAGTGATTTGAAAATTCCAGGTGAGTCTGCAGGGAAGAGCCTGGAAGATGCCATGCGCGAATCGGCCAAAAACCGCGGGGCGGGGGGGATGGGATCGGGATCGGGGCTGAAGGGACCGCAAAGCGGCCAGCGACCTGATTTGAGCATCGATGAGCCCATCATTCTCTCCGATACCTACGGGGTCGATCTCGACCCTTATTTGCGCCGCATCTATTTCATTGTCCGGGCAAACTGGTACTCCCTGATTCCGGAGTTGATTTACACGGGGCGCAAAGGGCGTGTGACCATTGTCTTCGATATTCAGAAGAACGGCCGGATCCTCAACATGAACGTGGTGGCCCGGTCCGGAACCGGTCCTTATGATAATGCCGCAGTGGGTTCGCTAAATATGTCGACCCCTTTGCCGGCCCTGCCCAATTATTTTCCGGGTGATCACATTACACTTCAGTACACCTACCTGTATAATCTGTCTCCGCGAACGTAG
- a CDS encoding Gfo/Idh/MocA family oxidoreductase: MSSESQKLRVGVIGVGSLGRHHVRIYSQMAGVELVGVADTNLARAEEIASANHTHAFDDFEKLFDRVDAVSLAVPTVDHASIGTRLLEQGIDVLVEKPIADSVEHADGLIEAARTHRRVLQVGHVERFNPAVTAARKILKGPKFFEVHRLSLFTPRSLDVDVVLDLMIHDLDIVLSFVEAEVADIRAVGLPILTPRVDIANVRLEFTNGCVANLTASRVSTEKVRKLRFFQPNDYVSIDYTRQEMLVLNLGRSENGEAKIDGRRVAAPLEEPLKLELESFVQAVRNRSVPVVTGEEGRRALKVASDIARKIKEHSSIALGTN, encoded by the coding sequence ATGAGTTCAGAATCACAGAAACTTCGTGTGGGGGTGATCGGCGTCGGGAGTCTTGGCCGGCACCACGTGAGGATCTATTCACAGATGGCCGGCGTGGAATTGGTCGGGGTGGCGGACACCAACCTGGCGCGAGCCGAGGAAATTGCGTCGGCGAATCATACGCATGCCTTTGACGATTTTGAAAAGTTGTTTGATCGGGTGGATGCCGTCAGCCTGGCTGTTCCTACGGTCGATCACGCCTCAATCGGAACTCGGCTTCTTGAACAAGGGATCGACGTTCTGGTGGAAAAGCCGATCGCGGACTCCGTCGAACACGCCGACGGGTTGATCGAGGCCGCACGGACTCATCGGCGCGTTTTGCAGGTGGGGCACGTCGAACGATTCAACCCGGCAGTCACCGCAGCAAGAAAGATTCTCAAGGGGCCCAAGTTCTTCGAAGTGCACCGGCTGAGCCTGTTTACTCCGCGAAGCCTGGATGTCGATGTGGTGCTCGACCTGATGATCCACGACCTTGACATCGTGCTTTCGTTTGTTGAAGCAGAGGTGGCAGACATTCGAGCCGTTGGACTTCCGATCCTCACGCCCCGGGTCGATATCGCCAATGTGCGTCTCGAATTCACAAACGGCTGCGTCGCCAACCTCACGGCTTCCCGCGTCTCCACCGAGAAGGTCCGTAAACTAAGGTTTTTTCAGCCTAACGATTATGTATCCATCGATTACACCCGCCAGGAAATGTTGGTTCTGAACCTCGGCCGCAGCGAAAATGGGGAGGCGAAGATTGACGGGCGCAGGGTGGCGGCCCCTCTGGAGGAACCTCTGAAGCTGGAATTGGAGTCCTTTGTGCAGGCCGTGCGGAACCGGTCCGTACCAGTCGTGACCGGTGAGGAGGGACGACGGGCGTTGAAAGTGGCGTCAGACATTGCCAGGAAAATCAAGGAGCACTCCAGCATCGCGTTAGGAACAAATTAG
- the lpxI gene encoding UDP-2,3-diacylglucosamine diphosphatase LpxI (LpxI, functionally equivalent to LpxH, replaces it in LPS biosynthesis in a minority of bacteria.), with protein MERFGLIAGNGQFPFLVLRAARRQGHELVVAAIKEEAFPELQSEARSIHWLSIADLSGLIQWFKKEGVTKAIMAGQVKHKIIFSSIKPDWRLLKLLTSLKHKNTDALIGGVARVLSDEGIDLIDSTFFLKDLIPQPGVLTRRKPNSEEKADIEYGRGIAKAIAGMDLGQCVVVRNCACIAIEAMEGTDAVIRRAGELSRGGRMTVVKVSKPNQDMRFDVPVVGKATIELMAESNASALALDAGKTLLLNRDELLALANEKEITIEAFPP; from the coding sequence ATGGAAAGATTTGGATTGATTGCAGGCAATGGACAGTTTCCCTTTCTCGTTCTCCGTGCCGCGCGGCGCCAGGGCCATGAACTGGTCGTGGCCGCGATCAAAGAAGAGGCCTTCCCCGAATTACAGAGCGAGGCCAGGAGCATCCACTGGCTTTCCATCGCCGATCTCTCCGGCTTGATCCAGTGGTTCAAGAAGGAAGGTGTCACGAAGGCCATCATGGCGGGACAGGTGAAACATAAGATCATTTTCAGCTCCATCAAGCCCGACTGGCGATTATTGAAGCTTCTCACCAGTCTGAAACATAAGAACACCGACGCTTTGATCGGAGGGGTGGCAAGGGTTCTCTCCGATGAAGGAATCGATCTCATCGATTCCACATTTTTTCTGAAGGATTTGATTCCTCAACCGGGTGTTCTCACCCGGCGCAAACCCAATTCCGAAGAGAAGGCCGACATCGAGTACGGGCGCGGGATCGCCAAGGCGATTGCCGGGATGGATCTCGGGCAGTGTGTGGTGGTCAGGAACTGCGCATGCATCGCGATTGAGGCCATGGAAGGAACGGACGCCGTCATCCGACGTGCGGGGGAGCTGAGTCGGGGGGGACGGATGACGGTGGTCAAAGTCAGCAAGCCGAACCAGGACATGCGGTTTGATGTGCCGGTCGTGGGAAAGGCCACGATCGAGCTCATGGCGGAATCCAACGCCTCGGCCCTGGCACTCGACGCTGGAAAAACGCTGTTGCTCAACCGCGACGAGCTGCTGGCCCTGGCAAACGAAAAGGAAATCACCATCGAGGCATTCCCGCCTTGA
- the lpxA gene encoding acyl-ACP--UDP-N-acetylglucosamine O-acyltransferase, with product MHPTAVIHRKAKLGKGVAVGPFSILGEDVSIGDFTEIGAHVSMEGPTRIGSHCRFFPFASIGHPPQDLKYSGGPTSLKIGDHNTFREFVTVHRGTEQGGGITSIEDHNYFMAYVHVAHDCHLGSHIILGNAATLAGHVTIGDYATVGAFSGVHQFCRIGPHGFVGGYSVITRDVLPYSKTVSERGTHAYGVNSLGLKRRGLTTEAIGQLHRAFHVLLAEKLNTSQALKKIKIEKNLSEEVKILIDFVESSERGVIK from the coding sequence ATCCATCCGACCGCCGTCATCCATCGCAAGGCCAAGCTGGGAAAGGGAGTTGCTGTCGGCCCTTTTTCAATCCTTGGTGAAGATGTTTCCATCGGCGATTTCACCGAGATCGGCGCTCACGTCTCGATGGAAGGTCCCACCAGGATTGGGTCTCATTGCAGGTTTTTCCCCTTTGCCTCCATCGGTCATCCTCCCCAGGACCTGAAATACAGTGGAGGGCCCACCTCCTTGAAGATTGGAGACCATAATACGTTCCGGGAATTTGTCACCGTGCATCGCGGAACCGAACAGGGCGGCGGTATTACTTCAATTGAAGACCACAACTATTTTATGGCCTATGTGCATGTGGCCCACGATTGCCACCTTGGAAGCCACATCATCCTGGGCAATGCCGCAACCCTGGCAGGGCACGTTACCATTGGGGACTATGCCACGGTGGGCGCGTTCAGCGGCGTCCACCAGTTCTGCCGGATTGGACCTCACGGGTTCGTTGGGGGATACTCCGTCATCACAAGGGATGTCCTTCCCTACTCCAAGACCGTGAGCGAACGGGGAACCCATGCCTATGGGGTAAACTCGTTGGGACTCAAGCGAAGAGGATTGACCACGGAAGCAATCGGCCAGCTACATCGAGCGTTCCACGTGCTTCTGGCTGAAAAACTGAATACGTCCCAAGCTCTCAAGAAAATAAAGATTGAGAAGAACCTGTCGGAGGAGGTGAAAATTTTGATCGACTTTGTCGAATCCTCCGAACGTGGGGTAATAAAATAA